A genomic segment from Natronorubrum tibetense GA33 encodes:
- a CDS encoding helix-turn-helix transcriptional regulator — translation MSIQFRASVAVIAAFSTVSTESAPTGTSVETLIPLIISSHSQPAQIGWSPHLAALVGILALALLGGVLAARNRFDEQDTLVAESEPRSEEFLTDRERVQQLVRENGGRMKQSRIVDSVDWSKAKVSRLLAELEEEGRVTKLRLGRENLVCLPGHEPTASQSPEKPKSE, via the coding sequence ATGAGCATTCAGTTCCGAGCCTCCGTCGCGGTGATCGCCGCTTTCAGTACGGTCAGCACCGAATCAGCCCCCACCGGCACGAGCGTCGAGACACTCATTCCACTTATCATCTCCAGTCACAGCCAGCCGGCCCAGATCGGGTGGAGTCCACACCTCGCAGCCCTGGTCGGCATCCTGGCACTCGCGCTCCTCGGTGGCGTCCTCGCCGCCCGCAACCGATTTGACGAGCAAGACACGCTCGTCGCCGAGTCGGAGCCACGGAGCGAGGAGTTCCTGACCGACCGAGAGAGAGTTCAGCAACTGGTCCGCGAGAACGGCGGGCGGATGAAGCAGTCGAGAATCGTCGACTCCGTCGACTGGTCGAAGGCCAAGGTCAGTCGACTGCTCGCCGAACTCGAGGAGGAGGGCCGAGTCACGAAACTCCGTCTCGGTCGGGAGAACCTGGTCTGTCTCCCGGGTCACGAGCCGACGGCCTCCCAGTCACCCGAGAAACCGAAAAGCGAGTGA
- a CDS encoding DUF7282 domain-containing protein: MTTRNQLLVVLTALMMVCSSGAMVAGAAPAATLDEHDEDEYDDTDAGEDTNADGDDADPNDVPDEEVDPPENGDMDAEATVTFTDQELENDTVVVDEVTVEDGGFVVIHDSSLLAGNVVESVIGASEYLDEGTHENVEVTLDEPLEEDETLIAMAHFDTNDNEEYDFVETDGAEDGPYLTADDEPVTDEAIVTVDAASEETPDETPEAAEEEPVSEEPVDEEVADADEEPVEEEPADVDPDDADDEPPEEEPDAVEEEPVAEEPADEEATDADEEPVDEEVEDADEEPVETEPVEEEPVEEEPEAVDDDTIDVLIEEVTIFVFFDELPHGEPADGDHVNIDANDVEGDDGLEGAAIDGDAAETDATTGDDAAHDDASETYDLDELGYTFTDIELNVTIETVTVVPIYDHHGDGHHHDADSGHHHANGEHHHDANNGTNGVETDSVDDAHDAADHDEYDIVIEHASVFVFVGDLGELPHHPIDDESAEHNDDAVDDADDADTQPAIASAL; this comes from the coding sequence ATGACTACACGCAATCAGCTACTCGTGGTACTCACCGCCTTGATGATGGTGTGCTCGAGCGGGGCGATGGTCGCGGGTGCGGCACCGGCCGCGACCCTCGACGAGCACGACGAGGACGAGTACGACGATACAGACGCGGGCGAGGACACAAACGCGGACGGAGATGACGCGGATCCAAATGACGTACCGGACGAGGAGGTGGATCCGCCTGAGAACGGCGACATGGACGCCGAAGCGACCGTGACGTTCACCGACCAGGAACTCGAGAACGACACGGTCGTCGTCGACGAGGTCACGGTCGAAGACGGCGGCTTCGTCGTGATTCACGACAGTAGCCTGCTCGCCGGAAACGTCGTTGAGAGCGTCATCGGCGCCTCCGAGTATCTCGACGAAGGGACACACGAGAACGTCGAAGTGACCCTCGACGAGCCACTCGAGGAGGACGAGACGCTAATCGCAATGGCGCACTTCGACACGAACGACAACGAGGAGTACGACTTCGTGGAGACCGACGGCGCGGAAGATGGACCGTACCTCACTGCTGACGACGAACCGGTGACCGACGAAGCCATCGTCACCGTCGACGCAGCATCGGAGGAAACGCCCGATGAAACCCCTGAAGCGGCCGAAGAAGAGCCAGTATCGGAAGAACCGGTTGACGAAGAGGTTGCAGATGCCGACGAGGAACCGGTTGAGGAAGAGCCAGCCGACGTGGACCCTGACGATGCTGACGACGAACCACCCGAAGAAGAGCCTGACGCAGTCGAAGAAGAACCAGTAGCGGAGGAGCCAGCTGACGAAGAGGCTACAGATGCCGACGAGGAACCGGTTGACGAAGAAGTCGAAGATGCCGATGAAGAGCCTGTAGAGACGGAACCAGTGGAGGAAGAACCAGTTGAAGAAGAACCCGAAGCGGTCGATGACGATACGATCGACGTTCTCATCGAAGAGGTGACGATCTTCGTGTTCTTCGATGAACTCCCGCACGGCGAGCCAGCCGACGGTGACCACGTCAACATCGACGCGAACGATGTCGAGGGTGACGACGGTCTCGAGGGCGCTGCAATCGACGGCGACGCAGCCGAAACCGATGCGACTACCGGTGACGATGCGGCTCACGACGATGCGAGCGAGACGTACGATCTCGACGAACTCGGCTACACGTTCACCGATATCGAGCTCAACGTCACTATCGAGACGGTGACGGTCGTGCCGATCTACGATCACCACGGTGACGGCCACCACCACGACGCCGACAGCGGTCACCACCACGCTAACGGCGAACACCACCACGACGCCAACAACGGAACGAACGGCGTCGAAACGGATTCAGTTGACGACGCACACGATGCAGCCGATCACGACGAGTACGACATCGTGATCGAACACGCGTCCGTCTTCGTGTTCGTCGGTGACCTCGGTGAGCTACCCCACCACCCAATCGACGACGAATCGGCCGAACACAACGACGATGCTGTCGACGACGCCGACGATGCAGACACCCAGCCGGCCATCGCGAGCGCGCTCTAG
- a CDS encoding DUF7344 domain-containing protein: protein MSVQTNRSEPLAESEVFHILGNDRRRAIVQLLAEEAGQVDVSDIASEIAARETDTTPVPNNLYKSVYVSLQQTHLPQLQEDAVIEYDSDAKTIQRGPNFDDVLQYINGHGETESMALQFHFVVCVLGLAVIAFAGLGIPLLSSIDPVLSSVVALLAVAASSLYRLLA, encoded by the coding sequence CACATCCTCGGGAACGACAGACGACGGGCTATCGTCCAGCTACTCGCCGAGGAGGCCGGACAGGTCGACGTCTCTGATATCGCATCGGAGATTGCCGCCAGAGAAACCGATACCACGCCCGTTCCGAACAATTTGTACAAAAGCGTCTACGTCTCCCTCCAGCAGACGCATCTTCCACAGCTCCAGGAAGACGCGGTCATCGAGTACGACTCCGACGCGAAGACGATCCAGCGAGGTCCCAACTTCGACGACGTCCTGCAGTACATCAACGGTCACGGGGAGACCGAGTCGATGGCGCTCCAGTTTCACTTCGTTGTCTGTGTCCTCGGACTCGCCGTGATCGCGTTCGCCGGGCTCGGGATTCCGCTACTCTCGAGCATTGATCCCGTTCTCTCGAGCGTCGTCGCGCTGTTGGCGGTTGCTGCGAGCAGCCTGTATCGGCTGCTCGCGTGA